One genomic segment of Hevea brasiliensis isolate MT/VB/25A 57/8 chromosome 3, ASM3005281v1, whole genome shotgun sequence includes these proteins:
- the LOC110655023 gene encoding probable LRR receptor-like serine/threonine-protein kinase At1g67720 isoform X1 yields the protein METKILFFSFFLLLLAFSAFAQMPGFVSLDCGGKQNFTDELGLVWTSDDNLIYGETAIISVANETRKQYMTLRHFPADSRKYCYTLGVISRSRYLLRATFLYGNFDNNNVYPKFDISFGATHWSTIVISDANTIESIELIFLASSPTISVCLSNATTGQPFISTLELRQFNGSVYYTDYENQFYLSVSARINFGADSEDPVRYPDDPFDRIWESDSVKKANYLVDVAAGTQKVSTDMPIDVSSHERPPEKVMQTAVVGTNGSLTYRLNLDGFPGFGWAVTYFAEIEDLKPTESRKFRLVLPGYPEMSKAIVNIQENAQGKYRLYQPGYTNISLPFVLSFRFGKTSDSTKGPLLNAMEINKYLEKHDGSLDGEVIASVISPYASADWAQEGGDPCLPVPWSWLQCNSDAQPRIVKISLSGKNLTGNIPSNMPKLNGLVELWLDRNSLTGPIPDFSGCRDLEIIHLENNQLTGELPSSLLNLPNLMELYVQNNLLSGTVPSSLLNKNIVFNYSGNLNLHEGGRRGKHVDIIIGSSVGTAVLLIATIASCLFIRRGKRSPDQERLRVPAPVQRLVSAFNDTPAEGACRFKFSEIEDATNKFEKKIGSGGFGVVHYGRMRDGKEIAVKVLTSNSYQGKREFSNEVTLLSRIHHRNLVQFFGFCQEEGRSMLVYEFMHNGTLKEHLYGPLTRGKSINWIKRLEIAEDAAKGIEYLHTGCVPAIIHRDLKTSNILLDKHMRAKVSDFGLSKVAVDGASHVSSIVRGTVGYLDPEYYISQQLTDKSDVYSFGVILLELMSGQEAILNESFGVNCRNIVQWAKLHIESGDIQGIIDPLLHDEYDIQSMWKIAEKALMCVQPHGHMRPSISEVLKEIQDAILIEREAVALREGNSDMSKNSAHSSLNLGPLVLGGTENFLSLDESVAKPTAR from the exons ATGGAGACTAAGATTCtattcttctctttctttcttcttctccttgcCTTCTCTGCCTTTGCTCAGATGCCAG GTTTTGTGAGTTTGGACTGTGGGGGCAAACAAAATTTCACTGATGAACTTGGACTTGTGTGGACTTCTGATGATAATCTTATTTATGGAGAAACAGCAATCATATCAGTTGCAAATGAGACAAGGAAGCAATATATGACACTGAGACATTTCCCAGCAGATTCCAGGAAGTACTGTTACACTCTAGGTGTCATAAGTAGGTCAAGGTATCTTTTAAGGGCAACATTCTTGTATGGTAATTTTGACAACAACAATGTCTATCCCAAATTTGATATCTCTTTTGGGGCAACTCATTGGTCCACAATTGTCATTTCTGATGCTAATACCATAGAGTCTATAGAGCTGATATTTCTGGCTTCAAGCCCCACCATCAGTGTATGCTTATCAAATGCCACAACGGGGCAGCCATTCATATCTACCCTTGAGCTCCGGCAATTCAATGGTTCAGTTTATTATACAGATTATGAGAACCAGTTTTATCTCAGTGTTTCTGCAAGGATCAATTTTGGTGCAGATAGTGAAGATCCAGTTAG GTATCCTGATGACCCATTTGATAGAATATGGGAATCTGACTCTGTGAAAAAAGCAAATTACCTTGTTGATGTTGCTGCTGGTACTCAGAAAGTTTCAACTGACATGCCAATAGATGTTAGCAGTCATGAAAGGCCTCCTGAGAAAGTGATGCAGACTGCTGTAGTTGGTACAAATGGATCATTAACCTATCGGTTGAACTTAGATGGTTTTCCTGGTTTTGGGTGGGCTGTCACGTACTTTGCAGAAATTGAAGATTTGAAGCCTACTGAGTCCAGGAAATTCAGGCTTGTACTACCTGGCTACCCTGAAATGAGCAAAGCTATTGTTAATATCCAAGAAAATGCTCAAGGAAAATATCGTCTCTATCAACCAGGATATACCAACATATCTCTCCCCTTTGTATTGTCTTTTAGATTTGGAAAGACTTCTGATTCTACCAAGGGACCACTCTTGAATGCTATGGAGATAAATAAGTATCTAGAGAAACATGATGGTTCCCTTGATG GGGAAGTTATTGCTAGTGTCATTTCACCCTATGCATCAGCAGATTGGGCACAGGAAGGTGGTGACCCCTGTCTACCAGTACCATGGTCATGGTTACAGTGTAATTCAGATGCACAACCAAGGATAGTCAAAAT CTCCTTGTCTGGTAAGAATTTGACTGGGAATATTCCTTCAAACATGCCAAAGTTGAATGGCTTAGTTGAACT ATGGCTTGATAGGAATTCACTAACTGGTCCAATACCTGATTTTAGTGGATGTAGAGACTTGGAGATCAT CCATCTCGAGAACAATCAGTTGACGGGTGAGCTTCCTTCCTCGTTACTGAACCTACCCAATTTAATGGAACT GTATGTGCAAAATAATTTGTTATCTGGAACAGTACCATCAAGTCTTCTCAATAAGAACATAGTTTTCAA CTACTCTGGAAATCTTAATCTTCATGAAGGAGGCCGAAGAGGAAAACACGTTGATATTATTATTGGTTCATCAGTTGGAACTGCTGTTCTGCTGATAGCTACAATAGCATCTTGTTTATTTATACGAAGAGGAAAGAGAAGTCCTGATCAAG AACGGCTCAGGGTTCCAGCACCTGTTCAAAGGCTAGTTTCTGCTTTTAATGATACTCCAGCAGAAGGTGCATGTCGCTTCAAATTCTCTGAGATTGAAGATGCTACAAATAAGTTTGAGAAAAAAATAGGTTCTGGAGGTTTTGGAGTTGTACACTATGGGAGAATGAGAGATGGAAAAGAAATTGCAGTCAAAGTTCTAACTAGTAATTCCTACCAGGGAAAGCGAGAATTTTCAAATGAG GTGACTCTTCTTTCAAGGATACATCACAGAAACCTGGTACAATTTTTTGGATTTTGCCAAGAAGAAGGGAGAAGTATGCTTGTTTACGAGTTCATGCACAATGGAACGCTCAAGGAACATCTTTATG GCCCATTAACACGTGGAAAAAGTATTAATTGGATCAAGCGCCTTGAGATTGCTGAAGACGCTGCCAAAG GAATTGAATATCTCCATACAGGCTGTGTTCCTGCCATTATCCATAGAGATTTAAAGACCAGTAATATTCTTCTTGACAAGCACATGAGAGCAAAGGTTTCTGATTTTGGTCTTTCAAAAGTGGCAGTCGATGGAGCTTCACATGTCTCCAGTATAGTTCGAGGGACAGTAGGTTACTTGGATCCAGA GTATTACATTTCTCAGCAGTTGACAGACAAGAGTGATGTTTATAGTTTTGGTGTCATTCTCCTGGAGCTGATGTCTGGTCAGGAAGCCATATTAAATGAAAGCTTTGGTGTTAATTGCCGTAATATTGTTCAATGG GCGAAGCTGCACATCGAAAGCGGGGATATCCAAGGAATTATTGATCCCTTACTACATGATGAGTATGATATACAGTCTATGTGGAAGATAGCAGAGAAAGCTTTGATGTGTGTCCAACCTCACGGACACATGAGGCCGTCAATTTCAGAAGTTCTCAAGGAGATCCAAGATGCTATCCTAAttgaaagggaagctgtggcatTGAGAGAAGGTAACTCAGACATGTCAAAAAATTCTGC
- the LOC110655023 gene encoding probable LRR receptor-like serine/threonine-protein kinase At1g67720 isoform X2: protein METKILFFSFFLLLLAFSAFAQMPGFVSLDCGGKQNFTDELGLVWTSDDNLIYGETAIISVANETRKQYMTLRHFPADSRKYCYTLGVISRSRYLLRATFLYGNFDNNNVYPKFDISFGATHWSTIVISDANTIESIELIFLASSPTISVCLSNATTGQPFISTLELRQFNGSVYYTDYENQFYLSVSARINFGADSEDPVRYPDDPFDRIWESDSVKKANYLVDVAAGTQKVSTDMPIDVSSHERPPEKVMQTAVVGTNGSLTYRLNLDGFPGFGWAVTYFAEIEDLKPTESRKFRLVLPGYPEMSKAIVNIQENAQGKYRLYQPGYTNISLPFVLSFRFGKTSDSTKGPLLNAMEINKYLEKHDGSLDGEVIASVISPYASADWAQEGGDPCLPVPWSWLQCNSDAQPRIVKISLSGKNLTGNIPSNMPKLNGLVELYVQNNLLSGTVPSSLLNKNIVFNYSGNLNLHEGGRRGKHVDIIIGSSVGTAVLLIATIASCLFIRRGKRSPDQERLRVPAPVQRLVSAFNDTPAEGACRFKFSEIEDATNKFEKKIGSGGFGVVHYGRMRDGKEIAVKVLTSNSYQGKREFSNEVTLLSRIHHRNLVQFFGFCQEEGRSMLVYEFMHNGTLKEHLYGPLTRGKSINWIKRLEIAEDAAKGIEYLHTGCVPAIIHRDLKTSNILLDKHMRAKVSDFGLSKVAVDGASHVSSIVRGTVGYLDPEYYISQQLTDKSDVYSFGVILLELMSGQEAILNESFGVNCRNIVQWAKLHIESGDIQGIIDPLLHDEYDIQSMWKIAEKALMCVQPHGHMRPSISEVLKEIQDAILIEREAVALREGNSDMSKNSAHSSLNLGPLVLGGTENFLSLDESVAKPTAR from the exons ATGGAGACTAAGATTCtattcttctctttctttcttcttctccttgcCTTCTCTGCCTTTGCTCAGATGCCAG GTTTTGTGAGTTTGGACTGTGGGGGCAAACAAAATTTCACTGATGAACTTGGACTTGTGTGGACTTCTGATGATAATCTTATTTATGGAGAAACAGCAATCATATCAGTTGCAAATGAGACAAGGAAGCAATATATGACACTGAGACATTTCCCAGCAGATTCCAGGAAGTACTGTTACACTCTAGGTGTCATAAGTAGGTCAAGGTATCTTTTAAGGGCAACATTCTTGTATGGTAATTTTGACAACAACAATGTCTATCCCAAATTTGATATCTCTTTTGGGGCAACTCATTGGTCCACAATTGTCATTTCTGATGCTAATACCATAGAGTCTATAGAGCTGATATTTCTGGCTTCAAGCCCCACCATCAGTGTATGCTTATCAAATGCCACAACGGGGCAGCCATTCATATCTACCCTTGAGCTCCGGCAATTCAATGGTTCAGTTTATTATACAGATTATGAGAACCAGTTTTATCTCAGTGTTTCTGCAAGGATCAATTTTGGTGCAGATAGTGAAGATCCAGTTAG GTATCCTGATGACCCATTTGATAGAATATGGGAATCTGACTCTGTGAAAAAAGCAAATTACCTTGTTGATGTTGCTGCTGGTACTCAGAAAGTTTCAACTGACATGCCAATAGATGTTAGCAGTCATGAAAGGCCTCCTGAGAAAGTGATGCAGACTGCTGTAGTTGGTACAAATGGATCATTAACCTATCGGTTGAACTTAGATGGTTTTCCTGGTTTTGGGTGGGCTGTCACGTACTTTGCAGAAATTGAAGATTTGAAGCCTACTGAGTCCAGGAAATTCAGGCTTGTACTACCTGGCTACCCTGAAATGAGCAAAGCTATTGTTAATATCCAAGAAAATGCTCAAGGAAAATATCGTCTCTATCAACCAGGATATACCAACATATCTCTCCCCTTTGTATTGTCTTTTAGATTTGGAAAGACTTCTGATTCTACCAAGGGACCACTCTTGAATGCTATGGAGATAAATAAGTATCTAGAGAAACATGATGGTTCCCTTGATG GGGAAGTTATTGCTAGTGTCATTTCACCCTATGCATCAGCAGATTGGGCACAGGAAGGTGGTGACCCCTGTCTACCAGTACCATGGTCATGGTTACAGTGTAATTCAGATGCACAACCAAGGATAGTCAAAAT CTCCTTGTCTGGTAAGAATTTGACTGGGAATATTCCTTCAAACATGCCAAAGTTGAATGGCTTAGTTGAACT GTATGTGCAAAATAATTTGTTATCTGGAACAGTACCATCAAGTCTTCTCAATAAGAACATAGTTTTCAA CTACTCTGGAAATCTTAATCTTCATGAAGGAGGCCGAAGAGGAAAACACGTTGATATTATTATTGGTTCATCAGTTGGAACTGCTGTTCTGCTGATAGCTACAATAGCATCTTGTTTATTTATACGAAGAGGAAAGAGAAGTCCTGATCAAG AACGGCTCAGGGTTCCAGCACCTGTTCAAAGGCTAGTTTCTGCTTTTAATGATACTCCAGCAGAAGGTGCATGTCGCTTCAAATTCTCTGAGATTGAAGATGCTACAAATAAGTTTGAGAAAAAAATAGGTTCTGGAGGTTTTGGAGTTGTACACTATGGGAGAATGAGAGATGGAAAAGAAATTGCAGTCAAAGTTCTAACTAGTAATTCCTACCAGGGAAAGCGAGAATTTTCAAATGAG GTGACTCTTCTTTCAAGGATACATCACAGAAACCTGGTACAATTTTTTGGATTTTGCCAAGAAGAAGGGAGAAGTATGCTTGTTTACGAGTTCATGCACAATGGAACGCTCAAGGAACATCTTTATG GCCCATTAACACGTGGAAAAAGTATTAATTGGATCAAGCGCCTTGAGATTGCTGAAGACGCTGCCAAAG GAATTGAATATCTCCATACAGGCTGTGTTCCTGCCATTATCCATAGAGATTTAAAGACCAGTAATATTCTTCTTGACAAGCACATGAGAGCAAAGGTTTCTGATTTTGGTCTTTCAAAAGTGGCAGTCGATGGAGCTTCACATGTCTCCAGTATAGTTCGAGGGACAGTAGGTTACTTGGATCCAGA GTATTACATTTCTCAGCAGTTGACAGACAAGAGTGATGTTTATAGTTTTGGTGTCATTCTCCTGGAGCTGATGTCTGGTCAGGAAGCCATATTAAATGAAAGCTTTGGTGTTAATTGCCGTAATATTGTTCAATGG GCGAAGCTGCACATCGAAAGCGGGGATATCCAAGGAATTATTGATCCCTTACTACATGATGAGTATGATATACAGTCTATGTGGAAGATAGCAGAGAAAGCTTTGATGTGTGTCCAACCTCACGGACACATGAGGCCGTCAATTTCAGAAGTTCTCAAGGAGATCCAAGATGCTATCCTAAttgaaagggaagctgtggcatTGAGAGAAGGTAACTCAGACATGTCAAAAAATTCTGC